The nucleotide window TTAGATTAGAAAAAATGTAATTATTTTTGACCGCACTTTGAGGGGGGGATGAATTAACTGCTTGTAGCGTAAAAACTGATTGAAGCGTAAATTGGGTGCGGATTTGATGATTGAAATAACCTAAAAAAATACCCTGCTTTTGCAGGGTATTTATTTGTTCTCAGTGTAAAATTATTCAGTAACGATACTTACGTATTTACGGCTTTTCTCGCCTTTTACTTCAAATTTTACTTTACCATCGGCTGTCGCAAATAAGGTGTGGTCACGTCCCATTCCAACGTTGTTGCCTGCGTGGAATTTAGTACCACGTTGACGAACGATGATGCTACCTGCTAATACAGATTCGCCACCGAAACGTTTAACACCAAGGCGTTTAGCTTCAGAATCACGACCGTTACGAGTTGAACCACCAGCTTTTTTAGTTGCCATCTACTTGATCTCCTCTGAAATTATGCTTGAATCCCAGTGATTTTCACTTCTGTGAACCACTGACGATGACCTTGTTGTTTACGGCTGTGTTTACGACGACGGAACTTAACGATTTTTACTTTATCGCCACGACCTTGCGCAACTACTTCAGCCACTACTTTTGCACCAGCAACGACTGGGGCACCGATTTTAACATCTTCACCATTAACGACCATCAACACTGAATCGAATTCAACTGTTGCGCCAGTTGCAAGTTCAAGTTTTTCTAAACGAACCACTTGACCTTCGCTTACTCGGTGTTGTTTACCGCCACTTTGGAAAACTGCGTACATAAATACTCCGCTATCATTGTGCTCTAATGTTGTTTCATTTCGCACATAAAATTCATATAAATAGGGCGCAAATTCTACGTAAAAATTTGCCTTATGGCAAGGACTTCTTTAAAAGAAAATAAAAAATCCCACAAATTTTCCGGAACGATTTCAGAAAGCCT belongs to Aggregatibacter sp. 2125159857 and includes:
- the rpmA gene encoding 50S ribosomal protein L27 — its product is MATKKAGGSTRNGRDSEAKRLGVKRFGGESVLAGSIIVRQRGTKFHAGNNVGMGRDHTLFATADGKVKFEVKGEKSRKYVSIVTE
- the rplU gene encoding 50S ribosomal protein L21 produces the protein MYAVFQSGGKQHRVSEGQVVRLEKLELATGATVEFDSVLMVVNGEDVKIGAPVVAGAKVVAEVVAQGRGDKVKIVKFRRRKHSRKQQGHRQWFTEVKITGIQA